One region of Streptomyces subrutilus genomic DNA includes:
- the ileS gene encoding isoleucine--tRNA ligase: protein MTTPPQYRPVPAQVDLPALEHAVLDFWRESKTFAKTLEQSEGRPEWVFYEGPPTANGMPGAHHIEARVFKDVFPRFRTMRGYHVARKAGWDCHGLPVELAVEKELGFNGKQDIEAYGIAEFNAKCRESVTRHTDAFTELTTRMGYWVDLDDAYRTMDPEYVESVWWSLKEIFNKGLLTQDHRVAPWCPRCGTGLSDHELAQGYETVVDPSVYVRFPLTSGPLAGEAALLVWTTTPWTLVSNTAVAAHPEVTYVVATNGTEKLVVAQPLLEKSLGEGWEATGLTFTGKEMERWTYQRPFELVEFPSVSEGTDGSRPAEAHYVVNAEYVTTEDGTGLVHQSPAFGADDLAVCRAYGLPVVNPVRPDGTFEEEVPLVGGVFFKKADEKLTADLDARGLLFKHIAYEHSYPHCWRCHTALLYYAQPSWYIRTTAVKDAMLRENEKTNWFPDSVKQGRFGDWLNNNIDWALSRNRYWGTPLPIWRCEENHLTCVGSRAELSELSGEDHSGLDPHRPYIDDVTFTCTHEGCSLEAVRVPEVIDAWYDSGSMPFAQWGYPYKNKEIFEKRYPAQFISEAIDQTRGWFYTLMAVGTLVFDKSSYENVVCLGHILAEDGRKMSKHLGNILQPIPLMDQHGADAVRWFMAAGGSPWAARRVGHGTIQEVVRKTLLTYWNTVAFQALYARTSNWAPSASDPAPADRTVLDRWLLSELHTLVAEVTDALESYDTQRAGKLLSSFVDDLSNWYVRRSRRRFWQGDAAALRTLHDVVETVTRLMAPLTPFITERVWQDMIVPVTPEAPESVHLSSWPVADTGAIDPALSQQMLLVRRLVELGRATRAESGVKTRQPLSRALVGAVGFDALSPELQAQITEELNVSSLASLSEVGGSLVDTTAKANFRALGKRFGKGVQDVAKAVAAADAAALSLALRSGGASVEVNGESVTLTPEEVIITETPREGWSVASDSGATVALDLEITPELRLAGLARDAIRLIQEARKNSGLDVADRIALRWTSTDPEVTTALSDHAALIADEVLATDFASGEADATYGEAFTDDSLSLAFRLRKA from the coding sequence ATGACCACACCGCCGCAGTACCGCCCGGTCCCCGCCCAGGTCGACCTGCCCGCACTCGAACACGCCGTCCTCGACTTCTGGCGCGAGAGCAAGACCTTCGCCAAGACTCTGGAGCAGTCCGAGGGCCGCCCCGAGTGGGTCTTCTACGAGGGCCCGCCGACCGCGAACGGCATGCCCGGCGCCCACCACATCGAGGCCCGCGTCTTCAAGGACGTCTTCCCCCGGTTCCGCACCATGCGCGGCTACCACGTGGCCCGCAAGGCCGGCTGGGACTGCCACGGCCTGCCCGTCGAGCTCGCCGTCGAGAAGGAGCTCGGCTTCAACGGCAAGCAGGACATCGAGGCGTACGGCATCGCCGAGTTCAACGCCAAGTGCCGCGAGTCCGTGACCCGCCACACCGACGCGTTCACCGAGCTCACGACCCGGATGGGCTACTGGGTCGACCTGGACGACGCCTACCGGACCATGGACCCCGAGTACGTCGAGTCCGTGTGGTGGTCGCTCAAGGAGATCTTCAACAAGGGCCTGCTCACCCAGGACCACCGCGTCGCCCCCTGGTGCCCCCGCTGCGGCACCGGCCTGTCCGACCACGAGCTGGCGCAGGGCTACGAGACGGTCGTCGACCCCTCGGTCTACGTCCGCTTCCCGCTGACCTCCGGCCCCCTCGCCGGCGAGGCGGCGCTGCTGGTCTGGACGACCACCCCCTGGACCCTGGTGTCCAACACGGCCGTCGCCGCGCACCCCGAGGTCACGTACGTCGTCGCGACGAACGGGACCGAGAAGCTGGTCGTCGCCCAGCCGCTGCTGGAGAAGTCCCTGGGCGAGGGCTGGGAGGCCACCGGCCTGACCTTCACGGGCAAGGAGATGGAGCGCTGGACGTACCAGCGGCCCTTCGAGCTGGTCGAGTTCCCGAGCGTCAGCGAGGGAACCGATGGAAGCCGTCCGGCCGAGGCCCACTACGTCGTGAACGCCGAGTACGTCACGACCGAGGACGGCACGGGTCTGGTCCACCAGTCCCCCGCCTTCGGCGCCGACGACCTCGCGGTCTGCCGGGCGTACGGCCTGCCCGTCGTGAACCCGGTCCGCCCCGACGGCACCTTCGAGGAGGAGGTCCCGCTGGTGGGCGGCGTCTTCTTCAAGAAGGCCGACGAGAAGCTGACCGCCGATCTCGACGCCCGCGGCCTGCTCTTCAAGCACATCGCCTACGAGCACAGCTACCCGCACTGCTGGCGCTGCCACACGGCCCTGCTCTACTACGCGCAGCCGTCCTGGTACATCCGCACCACCGCCGTCAAGGACGCGATGCTGCGGGAGAACGAGAAGACCAACTGGTTCCCGGACTCGGTCAAGCAGGGCCGCTTCGGCGACTGGCTGAACAACAACATCGACTGGGCGCTGTCCCGCAACCGCTACTGGGGCACCCCGCTGCCGATCTGGCGCTGCGAGGAGAACCACCTCACGTGCGTCGGCTCGCGCGCCGAGCTGAGCGAGCTGTCCGGCGAGGACCACTCCGGCCTGGACCCGCACCGCCCGTACATCGACGACGTGACCTTCACCTGCACCCACGAGGGCTGCTCCCTGGAGGCCGTGCGCGTGCCGGAGGTCATCGACGCCTGGTACGACTCGGGTTCGATGCCGTTCGCGCAGTGGGGCTACCCGTACAAGAACAAGGAGATCTTCGAGAAGCGCTATCCGGCGCAGTTCATCTCGGAGGCGATCGACCAGACCCGCGGGTGGTTCTACACCCTCATGGCGGTCGGCACCCTGGTCTTCGACAAGTCCTCCTACGAGAACGTGGTCTGTCTGGGCCACATCCTCGCCGAGGACGGCCGCAAGATGTCCAAGCACCTGGGCAACATCCTCCAGCCGATCCCGCTGATGGACCAGCACGGCGCGGACGCGGTGCGCTGGTTCATGGCGGCCGGCGGCTCCCCGTGGGCGGCCCGCCGCGTGGGCCACGGCACGATCCAGGAGGTCGTCCGCAAGACCCTCCTCACGTACTGGAACACGGTCGCCTTCCAGGCGCTGTACGCCCGTACGTCGAACTGGGCGCCCTCGGCCTCCGACCCGGCCCCGGCGGACCGCACGGTCCTGGACCGCTGGCTCCTGTCGGAACTGCACACCCTCGTCGCCGAGGTCACCGACGCGCTGGAGTCGTACGACACCCAGCGCGCGGGCAAGCTGCTGTCCTCCTTCGTCGACGACCTGTCGAACTGGTACGTCCGCCGCTCGCGCCGCCGCTTCTGGCAGGGCGACGCCGCGGCCCTGCGGACCCTGCACGACGTGGTCGAGACGGTCACCCGCCTGATGGCGCCGCTGACCCCCTTCATCACGGAGCGGGTCTGGCAGGACATGATCGTCCCGGTGACCCCGGAGGCCCCCGAGTCGGTGCACCTCTCGTCGTGGCCGGTCGCGGACACGGGGGCCATCGACCCCGCCCTGTCGCAGCAGATGCTGCTGGTACGCCGCCTCGTGGAGCTGGGCCGCGCGACGCGCGCCGAGTCCGGAGTCAAGACCCGCCAGCCGCTCTCGCGGGCGCTGGTCGGCGCGGTGGGCTTCGACGCGCTGTCCCCGGAGCTCCAGGCACAGATCACGGAGGAGCTGAACGTCTCCTCCCTGGCCTCGCTCTCGGAGGTCGGCGGCTCCCTGGTGGACACCACGGCCAAGGCCAACTTCCGTGCGCTGGGCAAGCGTTTCGGCAAGGGCGTCCAGGACGTGGCGAAGGCGGTGGCCGCGGCCGACGCGGCGGCCCTGTCGCTGGCGCTGCGCTCGGGCGGGGCCTCGGTGGAGGTGAACGGCGAGTCCGTCACCCTCACCCCGGAGGAGGTCATCATCACCGAGACCCCGCGCGAGGGGTGGTCGGTGGCGTCCGACTCCGGTGCGACGGTCGCCCTCGACCTGGAGATCACCCCCGAGCTGCGGCTCGCGGGTCTGGCGCGTGACGCGATCCGCCTGATCCAAGAGGCCCGGAAGAACTCCGGCCTCGACGTGGCGGACCGGATCGCCCTGCGCTGGACCTCCACGGACCCGGAGGTCACGACGGCCCTGTCGGACCACGCGGCGCTGATCGCGGACGAGGTCCTGGCCACGGACTTCGCCTCGGGCGAGGCCGACGCCACGTACGGCGAGGCCTTCACGGACGACTCCCTGTCCCTGGCCTTCCGCCTCCGCAAGGCATAA
- a CDS encoding cell division protein SepF, which translates to MAGAMRKMAVYLGLVEDDRYDNPGYDPDDEFEPEPEPERPRDRARERDRQPVHQSPVADEPVRSVQPPAQREAIPIPVENGRPARIAPVASITPDRTNLEKNAPVIMPKVVSEREPYRITTLHPRTYNEARTIGEHFREGTPVIMNLTEMDDTDAKRLVDFAAGLVFGLHGSIERVTQKVFLLSPANVDVTAEDKARIAEGGFFNQS; encoded by the coding sequence ATGGCCGGCGCGATGCGCAAGATGGCGGTCTACCTCGGCCTCGTGGAGGACGACCGGTACGACAACCCGGGGTACGACCCCGACGACGAGTTCGAGCCCGAGCCGGAACCGGAGCGGCCGCGGGACCGGGCTCGTGAGCGGGACCGTCAGCCCGTGCACCAATCGCCCGTAGCGGACGAACCGGTGCGATCCGTACAGCCTCCGGCGCAGCGGGAAGCCATCCCAATTCCGGTGGAAAACGGACGTCCTGCGCGAATCGCCCCCGTGGCATCCATCACACCTGACCGCACCAACCTGGAGAAGAACGCCCCCGTGATCATGCCCAAGGTCGTCTCCGAGCGGGAGCCGTACCGCATCACGACGCTGCACCCCCGGACCTACAACGAGGCCCGTACCATCGGGGAACACTTCCGTGAGGGCACCCCGGTGATCATGAATCTCACGGAGATGGACGACACCGACGCGAAGCGTCTCGTGGACTTCGCCGCCGGTCTGGTCTTCGGCCTGCACGGCAGCATTGAACGCGTGACACAGAAGGTGTTCCTGCTGTCGCCTGCTAACGTCGATGTCACGGCGGAGGACAAGGCCCGCATCGCGGAGGGCGGGTTCTTCAACCAAAGCTAG
- the murG gene encoding undecaprenyldiphospho-muramoylpentapeptide beta-N-acetylglucosaminyltransferase has translation MHVVLAGGGTAGHIEPALALADALRRQDPSVGITALGTERGLETRLVPERGYELGLIPAVPLPRKPTPELITVPGRLRGTIKAAEEILERTKADCVVGFGGYVALPGYLAAKRLGVPIIVHEANARPGLANKIGSRYAHAVAVSTPDSKLRGARYVGIPLRRSISTLDRAAVRPEARAAFGLDPNLPTLLVSGGSQGARRLNETIQQVAPVLQRSGIQILHAVGPKNELPRVDNMPGMPPYVPVPYVDRMDLAYAAADMMLCRAGAMTVAELSAVGLPAAYVPLPIGNGEQRLNAQPVVKAGGGLLVDDAELTPEWVLGQVLPVLSDPHRLYEMSRAAGEFGRRDADELLVGMVYEAIAAHRNR, from the coding sequence GTGCATGTCGTACTCGCCGGTGGGGGGACCGCCGGCCACATCGAGCCGGCGCTCGCCCTCGCGGACGCCCTGCGCAGGCAGGACCCTTCAGTGGGCATCACCGCCCTCGGCACCGAACGCGGGCTGGAGACCCGCCTCGTGCCGGAACGCGGCTACGAGCTGGGCCTGATCCCCGCCGTGCCGCTGCCCCGCAAGCCCACCCCGGAGCTGATCACCGTCCCCGGGCGGCTGCGCGGCACGATCAAGGCCGCCGAGGAGATCCTGGAGCGCACCAAGGCCGACTGCGTCGTCGGCTTCGGCGGCTACGTGGCCCTGCCCGGCTACCTCGCGGCCAAGCGGCTCGGTGTGCCGATCATCGTCCACGAGGCCAACGCCCGGCCCGGACTGGCCAACAAGATCGGCTCCCGGTACGCGCACGCCGTCGCGGTCTCCACCCCCGACAGCAAGCTGCGCGGCGCCCGCTACGTGGGCATCCCGCTGCGGCGCTCCATCTCCACCCTCGACCGGGCCGCCGTCCGCCCCGAGGCGCGCGCCGCCTTCGGCCTGGACCCCAACCTCCCCACGCTGCTGGTCTCCGGCGGCTCGCAGGGCGCCCGGCGCCTCAACGAGACGATCCAGCAGGTCGCTCCGGTCCTCCAGCGCTCCGGGATCCAGATCCTGCACGCCGTCGGCCCGAAGAACGAACTGCCGCGTGTCGACAACATGCCCGGGATGCCGCCCTATGTGCCGGTACCGTACGTGGACCGGATGGATCTCGCGTACGCCGCCGCCGACATGATGCTGTGCCGCGCGGGTGCGATGACCGTCGCCGAACTGTCCGCCGTCGGGCTCCCCGCCGCCTACGTCCCGCTGCCGATCGGCAACGGCGAACAGCGGCTCAACGCCCAGCCGGTGGTGAAGGCCGGCGGCGGCCTGCTCGTGGACGACGCGGAACTGACGCCCGAGTGGGTGCTCGGCCAGGTCCTCCCGGTGTTGTCGGATCCGCACCGCCTGTACGAGATGTCCCGCGCCGCCGGTGAGTTCGGCCGTCGCGACGCCGACGAGCTGCTGGTCGGCATGGTGTACGAGGCGATCGCGGCCCACCGGAACCGCTGA
- the pgeF gene encoding peptidoglycan editing factor PgeF, with protein sequence MTPEQHHVGGAHFAFTDRWGGVSAVPYEELNLGGAVGDDPAAVRANRARAAGSLGFDPDLVVWMNQVHGRDVAVVDGPWGPDAEIPAVDAVVTARRGLALAVLTADCTPVLLADPVAGIAGAAHAGRPGLVAGVVPAAVEAMVALGAEPGRIVARTGPAVCGRCYEVPAAMRDEVSGAVPAARAETSWGTPAVDVVAGVHAQLAEAGVTDRLRSAVCTLESRDHFSYRRDRVTGRLAGYVWLE encoded by the coding sequence GTGACACCGGAGCAGCATCACGTGGGCGGCGCCCACTTCGCCTTCACCGACCGGTGGGGCGGGGTGAGCGCCGTTCCGTACGAAGAGCTCAACCTCGGCGGCGCGGTCGGAGACGACCCGGCCGCCGTTCGCGCGAACCGGGCACGCGCGGCCGGGTCCCTGGGGTTCGACCCGGACCTGGTGGTCTGGATGAACCAGGTGCACGGCCGCGATGTCGCGGTGGTCGACGGCCCCTGGGGGCCGGACGCGGAGATCCCCGCGGTGGACGCGGTGGTGACCGCCCGCCGGGGGCTCGCCCTCGCCGTGCTCACCGCCGACTGCACACCGGTCCTGCTGGCGGACCCCGTCGCCGGGATCGCCGGGGCGGCCCACGCCGGGCGGCCCGGACTGGTCGCCGGAGTGGTCCCCGCCGCGGTGGAGGCGATGGTCGCCCTCGGCGCGGAGCCCGGGCGGATCGTGGCCCGGACCGGGCCCGCGGTCTGCGGCCGTTGCTACGAGGTGCCCGCCGCGATGCGGGACGAGGTGTCCGGGGCGGTGCCGGCCGCCCGGGCCGAGACCAGCTGGGGTACCCCGGCCGTGGACGTGGTCGCGGGGGTGCACGCCCAGCTCGCGGAGGCGGGGGTGACCGATCGGCTCCGATCGGCGGTCTGCACACTGGAGTCGCGGGACCACTTCTCGTACCGCCGCGACCGGGTGACGGGGCGGCTCGCCGGATATGTCTGGTTGGAATAG
- a CDS encoding YggT family protein, with the protein MGIALEVVYIVLVCFLIVLIFRLVMDYVFQFARSWAPGKAMVVVLEATYTLTDPPLKLLRRFIPPLRLGGVALDLSFFVLMIIVYILISFVSTAARSV; encoded by the coding sequence ATGGGCATCGCGCTAGAGGTGGTCTACATCGTGCTGGTGTGCTTCCTCATCGTGCTGATCTTCCGACTGGTCATGGACTACGTGTTCCAGTTCGCACGTTCATGGGCACCCGGCAAGGCGATGGTGGTCGTCCTGGAGGCCACCTACACTCTTACCGATCCACCGCTCAAGCTTCTTCGGCGGTTCATCCCGCCGTTGCGTCTCGGGGGCGTGGCACTCGACCTGTCCTTCTTCGTTCTGATGATCATCGTTTACATCCTCATCAGCTTCGTGAGCACCGCTGCGAGAAGCGTGTGA
- a CDS encoding YggS family pyridoxal phosphate-dependent enzyme, with product MTDRKSELADNLARVQERISSACAAAGRQREEVTLIVVTKTYPASDVRLLAELGIRHVAENRDQDAAPKAAACADLPLSWHFVGQLQTNKVRSVAGYAHVVQSVDRSKLVTALSAAAVNAGRELGCLVQIALDAESGARGSRGGAAPEQLAELADLVAGAPGLRIDGLMTVAPLSGPYAGRERAAFERLVELSSRLRGDHPAATMVSAGMSTDLEQAVMAGATHVRVGTAVLGARPRLG from the coding sequence ATGACGGACCGTAAGTCGGAGCTCGCGGACAACCTGGCGCGGGTGCAGGAACGTATCTCGTCCGCCTGCGCGGCCGCGGGGCGCCAGCGGGAAGAGGTGACGCTCATCGTGGTCACCAAGACCTATCCCGCGAGCGACGTACGACTCCTGGCGGAGCTGGGCATCCGTCATGTTGCGGAAAACCGTGACCAGGACGCCGCCCCCAAGGCCGCCGCCTGCGCGGATCTGCCGCTCAGCTGGCACTTCGTCGGCCAGTTGCAGACGAACAAAGTCCGTTCCGTGGCGGGATACGCGCACGTGGTGCAGTCGGTCGACCGCTCCAAGCTCGTGACCGCACTGTCGGCGGCCGCCGTGAACGCGGGCCGCGAACTCGGCTGCCTCGTGCAGATCGCCCTCGACGCCGAGTCGGGCGCGCGGGGATCGCGCGGCGGCGCTGCGCCCGAGCAGCTCGCGGAGTTGGCGGACCTCGTCGCCGGGGCGCCCGGACTGCGGATCGACGGCCTGATGACCGTCGCCCCGCTGTCCGGTCCGTACGCCGGACGCGAACGGGCCGCTTTCGAGCGGCTGGTGGAATTGTCATCCCGCCTGCGCGGGGACCATCCGGCTGCCACGATGGTGTCGGCCGGGATGAGCACTGATCTGGAACAGGCCGTTATGGCCGGTGCGACACATGTACGCGTCGGCACTGCGGTACTCGGCGCGAGACCCCGGCTCGGGTAA
- a CDS encoding cell division protein FtsQ/DivIB: protein MGGATTAQRGIPGSGPSARKGGSPKPPKAPKPPRGSGPRGPGARLRRRGPLLASLAAVALLAGGGTWVLYGSSWLRVEKVTATGTDVLTPEQVLTAAAVPVGAPMVGVDTEEIESRVRGRLSRIDSVDVVRAWPHGIGLKVTERKPVLLIKKDTNFVEVDASGVRFDTVPKAPEGVPVLELNAKQSPSARRFDEERLLHEAVLVAGSLPEPIARETSQVRVGSYDSVVLLLTRGRTVAWGSGEQSEAKGRALTALLKAAPKAAHFDVSVSTAPAVSGS, encoded by the coding sequence GTGGGCGGAGCGACGACGGCACAGCGTGGGATCCCGGGCTCCGGCCCGTCCGCCCGCAAGGGCGGCTCTCCCAAGCCGCCCAAAGCCCCGAAGCCGCCGCGGGGATCCGGCCCCCGGGGCCCCGGCGCACGCCTGCGCCGCCGGGGCCCCCTGCTGGCCTCCCTGGCCGCCGTGGCGCTCCTCGCCGGGGGCGGCACCTGGGTCCTCTACGGGTCCTCCTGGCTCCGCGTGGAGAAGGTCACCGCGACCGGCACCGACGTGCTCACCCCCGAGCAGGTGCTGACCGCGGCGGCCGTTCCGGTCGGCGCCCCGATGGTGGGCGTGGACACCGAGGAGATCGAGAGCCGCGTCCGCGGCCGGCTCTCCCGCATCGATTCGGTCGACGTGGTGCGGGCCTGGCCGCACGGGATCGGGCTGAAGGTGACGGAACGCAAACCCGTCCTGCTCATCAAAAAGGACACCAACTTCGTGGAAGTGGACGCTTCAGGTGTGCGATTCGACACGGTTCCGAAAGCACCCGAGGGCGTTCCGGTCCTCGAATTGAACGCGAAGCAGTCGCCGAGCGCCCGCCGCTTCGACGAGGAGCGGCTGCTGCACGAGGCGGTACTCGTCGCCGGATCCCTTCCGGAACCGATCGCCAGGGAGACCTCGCAGGTCAGGGTGGGTTCGTACGATTCGGTGGTGCTGCTGCTCACCCGCGGCCGGACCGTGGCGTGGGGGAGCGGCGAACAGAGCGAGGCGAAGGGGCGCGCCCTGACCGCATTGCTCAAGGCCGCTCCCAAGGCCGCGCACTTCGACGTGAGCGTTTCCACCGCCCCTGCGGTGTCCGGGAGTTGA
- a CDS encoding DivIVA domain-containing protein, translating into MPLTPEDVRNKQFTTVRLREGYDEDEVDAFLDEVESELTRLLRENEDLRAKLAAATRAAAQNQQQQGMRKPEPQDQRGPGAPVPAAISGPPQQQQQQQQQQMGPPQLPGGQPQLPAGPGGHGPQGPGMGGPMQQHPMGGPQGMGQQSMGGQNPLGQQMQPMGQQMQQMGQQMQPMGQPMHQQPQQLPQQGPGGDSAARVLSLAQQTADQAIAEARSEANKIVGEARSRAEGLERDARAKADALERDAQEKHRVAMGSLESARATLERKVEDLRGFEREYRTRLKSYLESQLRQLETQADDSLAPPRNPAGPALPPSPSPSMAPAGAMGHSMGGPSMGGPSPMGGPSPMGGPSYGGQQQMSPAMTQPMAPVRPAAPQPMQQAPSPMRGFLIDEDDN; encoded by the coding sequence ATGCCGCTGACTCCCGAGGACGTGCGGAACAAGCAGTTCACGACCGTCCGCCTCCGAGAAGGCTATGACGAGGACGAGGTCGACGCCTTCCTCGACGAGGTCGAATCCGAGCTGACGCGCCTGCTGCGCGAGAACGAGGACCTGCGCGCCAAGCTGGCCGCCGCCACGCGTGCCGCCGCGCAGAACCAGCAGCAGCAGGGCATGCGCAAGCCGGAACCCCAGGACCAGCGCGGCCCCGGCGCCCCCGTGCCCGCGGCCATATCCGGCCCGCCGCAGCAGCAGCAGCAACAGCAGCAGCAGCAGATGGGCCCGCCGCAGCTGCCGGGCGGCCAGCCGCAGCTGCCCGCCGGCCCCGGCGGACACGGACCGCAGGGTCCGGGCATGGGCGGCCCCATGCAGCAGCACCCCATGGGCGGACCGCAGGGCATGGGTCAGCAGTCCATGGGCGGCCAGAACCCGCTCGGCCAGCAGATGCAGCCCATGGGCCAGCAGATGCAGCAGATGGGGCAGCAGATGCAGCCCATGGGTCAGCCGATGCACCAGCAGCCGCAGCAGCTCCCGCAGCAGGGTCCCGGCGGCGACAGCGCCGCCCGTGTCCTGTCGCTGGCGCAGCAGACCGCCGACCAGGCGATCGCGGAGGCCCGCTCCGAGGCCAACAAGATCGTCGGCGAGGCCCGTTCGCGCGCCGAGGGCCTGGAGCGGGACGCCCGCGCCAAGGCCGACGCGCTGGAGCGGGACGCGCAGGAGAAGCACCGCGTCGCGATGGGCTCCCTGGAGTCCGCCCGCGCCACGCTGGAGCGCAAGGTCGAGGACCTGCGGGGCTTCGAGCGTGAGTACCGTACGCGCCTGAAGTCGTACCTGGAGTCGCAGCTGCGCCAGCTCGAGACCCAGGCCGACGACTCCCTGGCCCCGCCGCGGAACCCGGCCGGTCCGGCGCTCCCGCCGTCGCCGTCGCCTTCGATGGCTCCGGCCGGTGCGATGGGGCACTCCATGGGTGGTCCCTCGATGGGCGGCCCGTCCCCCATGGGCGGTCCCTCCCCGATGGGCGGCCCGTCGTACGGCGGCCAGCAGCAGATGTCCCCGGCGATGACCCAGCCGATGGCTCCGGTGCGGCCGGCCGCGCCGCAGCCGATGCAGCAGGCGCCGTCTCCCATGCGGGGCTTCCTGATCGACGAGGACGACAACTAG
- the ftsZ gene encoding cell division protein FtsZ, producing the protein MAAPQNYLAVIKVIGVGGGGVNAINRMIEVGLKGVEFIAINTDAQALLMSDADVKLDVGRELTRGLGAGANPAVGRKAAEDHREEIEEVLKGADMVFVTAGEGGGTGTGGAPVVANIARSLGALTIGVVTRPFTFEGRRRANQAEDGIAELREEVDTLIVIPNDRLLSISDRQVSVLDAFKSADQVLLSGVQGITDLITTPGLINLDFADVKSVMSEAGSALMGIGSARGDDRAVAAAEMAISSPLLEASIDGARGVLLSISGGSDLGLFEINEAAQLVSEAAHPEANIIFGAVIDDALGDEVRVTVIAAGFDGGQPPARRDNVIGAASTKREEPAPAPVRAAEPARPAFGGLGTVTPREDPPAPVEAAPAEAQAPAPQVPTARPYQDSPAEELDVPDFLK; encoded by the coding sequence GTGGCAGCACCGCAGAACTACCTCGCAGTCATCAAGGTCATCGGTGTCGGCGGCGGTGGTGTCAATGCCATCAACCGAATGATCGAGGTCGGTCTCAAGGGCGTCGAGTTCATCGCCATCAACACGGACGCCCAGGCGCTGTTGATGAGCGACGCCGACGTCAAGCTCGACGTCGGCCGCGAACTCACCCGGGGCCTCGGCGCCGGCGCCAACCCGGCCGTCGGCCGCAAGGCGGCAGAAGACCACCGCGAGGAGATCGAAGAGGTCCTCAAGGGGGCCGACATGGTCTTCGTCACCGCCGGTGAGGGCGGCGGCACCGGCACGGGCGGCGCGCCCGTGGTCGCCAACATCGCGCGCTCGCTGGGCGCCCTGACGATCGGTGTGGTCACCCGGCCCTTCACCTTCGAGGGCCGGCGCCGCGCGAACCAGGCGGAGGACGGCATCGCCGAGCTCCGCGAAGAGGTCGACACCCTCATCGTCATCCCCAACGACCGGCTGCTGTCCATCTCGGACCGCCAGGTCAGCGTGCTCGACGCGTTCAAGTCGGCCGACCAGGTCCTGCTCTCGGGCGTCCAGGGCATCACCGACCTCATCACCACCCCGGGTCTGATCAACCTCGACTTCGCCGACGTCAAGTCCGTGATGTCCGAGGCGGGCTCGGCGCTGATGGGCATCGGCTCGGCCCGCGGCGACGACCGCGCGGTGGCCGCCGCCGAGATGGCGATCTCCTCGCCGCTGCTCGAGGCGTCCATCGACGGCGCCCGCGGCGTGCTGCTCTCCATCTCCGGCGGCTCGGACCTCGGTCTCTTCGAGATCAACGAGGCCGCGCAGCTGGTGAGCGAGGCGGCGCACCCCGAGGCGAACATCATCTTCGGCGCCGTCATCGACGACGCGCTCGGCGACGAGGTGCGGGTCACCGTCATCGCGGCCGGGTTCGACGGCGGACAGCCCCCGGCCCGCCGGGACAACGTCATCGGCGCCGCGTCCACCAAGCGCGAGGAGCCGGCCCCGGCTCCGGTCCGCGCCGCCGAGCCGGCCCGCCCGGCCTTCGGCGGACTCGGCACGGTCACCCCGCGCGAGGACCCCCCGGCTCCGGTCGAGGCGGCTCCGGCCGAGGCCCAGGCCCCCGCGCCGCAGGTCCCGACGGCCCGGCCGTACCAGGACAGCCCGGCCGAGGAACTGGATGTCCCGGACTTCTTGAAGTGA